In Salvia miltiorrhiza cultivar Shanhuang (shh) chromosome 4, IMPLAD_Smil_shh, whole genome shotgun sequence, the DNA window GCCGTGGCGCAGGCATGGCACGCCCACTCCGGCAGCTCAAAGGCGGCGGCGGACACGTCGGAATTCGAGACGCGCAGGATGTATTTCAAGGGCAAGCCGAGCAGGTTCAAGCTGGAAGCAATGCGCAGAGCAACTAAAAGAGATGAGTGTTGGGATTTCGCGCAGTCGTTGTGGGATTCTTATGAGATTATATCAGTTTCCAAGAAGCTGGAGGCCGGGATGCTCTTGGAACATCCATTTTCCGACCCGCCCACCAGAAAGGAGAGCAACAACAGCTTGAGGAATTTGTTCAACAAGATGTCGTCGTCAACAAGATTTACTTAATTACTTCAATTCACTCATCAATACATCTTCAAATTATCATAGCTTAATTTGTATACATTTTTGGATGGctctaaatatatatagattagttTGAGTTGGATTCTATATATACATGTTTATATCACATGAGCACTGAGCAATTTGGGTTTGGTATATTAttcagcatatatatatatgctgcAGATCGAAAAGAATGATTCCCCTATCTGCCTTGATCAACATCATCTCATCAAGGAATCTCGTGCGTTTTAAAACACCGATATTTAATTACCTTTTTTTTCTTGGATATTTTGAAGCTCCCAAACAGTTGTTTCCTGAAGTTTGTAATAAGTACATTGATTAGTTTCATTAATCAGTCAAGAAGCTAGCTGGCATGCTCAATAACAAGTTAGGGGTGTTTACTTTtgacttttaattgaggattagCTACATAGATAAAAAATAGTACATGCTAATCTATTGTTTATATATTAAGATGAAAATTTTGGGATATTTCAAGGTccttgataatttctatcatttgagttATATCCCATTTGGAAGTAGGATTGGAGAAattctaataattaaaaaggataaaaatactcaatcgtGTATTGTATCATATCAATTAGGATAAGTAAACTCCAGCGGTTGTATAATTAGTTTCATTAATCAGCCAAGAATCATGCTTAGTAACAAGTTTATAATGGGACATATTTACTTTTTATGATtaataagatgcatgattgagttTTTTTTATCCTTATTACTAGCATATCTTCAATCCCACTTTTTTAATGGGAAATGATCAAGCAAAAAATTaattagcttaaatgataaaaattatcAAGGGCCTTAATTGGGATATTCCAAAGTTCCAATTCATCTTAGTATATAATGGATTAGCATATACtattttttatctatcaagactaatcctcaaaagtaaacgcCTCGAAGTATACTAAATAGTGGTACATAGGCTAAGCAAAGTATATATACTCATCCAAATATGGTGATCAAACATCTTGATTGAATATCTAGTTAATTGAGTTCAGCATATATGAAAGAGCAGAGTACTTAATTAGAAACTGACTTATATGGTATTAATTTGAAGAAGCCCTTTTGGGATTTTTGTGAGCAACACCTGAATAAGAAGGAAATTAATACTACAATACTAGTTACAGGGCATGTTTATTTATGCATAGAGCTTAAACATAGAAGCAAATATTACACAGATAAATATCCCAATTCTTCAAATATTTAACTTAGTAGCCCTTGTAGGTATTGCAAGACTCAAAATTCTTGTGCCTTTTTTGGATGAATCCATCAGCTTCCATATCAATGGTTCTCTCCTCACACACTTGATTCTTGCCGCGCTCTTCATTCTGAGTGAAGTGAACTTTCTTGTGAAGCTCGTgcgcctgctgctgctgctgctgttgatAGTCCTCATCATGGAAGATCTTGACGCGATGATGCTCCTTGTGTTTCACCGGATATGATGAGGGCGCCTCAGTGATGATCATGGTGCTGGGATCTCTGTGCATCTTGTTCATGAGATCCAAGTACTCATCCATGGAGGACATGGAGTTCCCTCCATAGTAGACACTActcatagtttttttttttttttttgggcttaTTGAGGAATTACAAGATGTGATCAAAGATTGTGATTTTTATAGTATTGTGGAAAGATATATATATTCCCTTTGGAGATATTTAGTTTTGGTTTATGATGAATCAGATGCTTCTCTTTAAGTCAGTTtcaaatatttactttttttaatCAATGATTTATGATGACAAATGAGTCGAATGACACTCACATGGAAATATTTAGTATTAAGAGGGGAGAGGGGAAAGGAAGGTTATCATGTTTAGGCATATATCTTGTTGGTATTGCTGTGAAAAACAGACTGAATCTTGCTTTCTGCTTTTCTTGGTTATAGGTCGAAATCAAATGAGTTGACACTTCatataatcatatatatttGGAAGTGATAACATTTAGAAAAAGTAAACAATAATTTTGCAAATACAAGAAATTTCAGCATTTTTGCACGAATTTTTTGTTTGAATCCAAATACATGAATTTGGTGCTAATTAGATTTTTCCCATTGCAAGCAAATCAGATCAAATTCAAATTGACTTAGCTTTTATGCACATGACATAATATAGTCTACGTGGCATATTATTGCCTACATGATATACACATGTCAATATTATGGACTAAAGATAAAACATTATTGTATCTTTAAGtagaaaacgacgtcgttttctatgaaattgaaataattgcactttcatttttttttttttttaaacgacgGACATTTAGAAGTAGTAAGAGTTGTGTTGTTTTGATCATTGATCGATTTTGTCACGTTAATAACTTTGACAGACATGCTAATAATAATTTaagaaacaataaaattcataaaaaaaataaataaacattaaattcgtgtatttgaatttaaaaagaagttggaaagaaaaataaaaaaaaaaatgattaaaatacaCGCACAAATAaacccaaattttaaaaatttgttatGGTTCTAACTACTTTAAACCTTAAATGAGTtttgagtttataagctcatctTAATACAGTTCTACACTTCTACTACACAAACATAACAAGAGAGAATGTTGGAGGCTGGAATTGATAAACTCTATTTAAGGAGTACAGTTCGAGAAaagtactactccctccgtctcattagtAGTGTCCCATTATttttggacacggagattaaggagtgtgtaaaaagtagataaagtgagtaggtgaaaattatttaaatattaagtaaagagaaaatatattgtcaaaatgagaatgaaacattactattgggacggcccaaaaaaaaAGTGAGACACTAGTACTTGAAGGAAGGGAGTAACATTTTTTAGTATTAAATCGAAATACTTAATTCCATAAGGATAGAATGGTAATTTTGGCAATTTTCCCTTTATAACAAATGAGTTGGAGTGGAAACACTTGTTTAAAGAAATGGTGTTCGCTCTTTCAACTTTTCCCTCCCATTTTCCAACGGCAAAAACCGCCATCCCCAAATTCCCAGAAAATCCGAAAACCTTGATTCTCGAAAAATGCAAGACAACCAAAGACCTCAACCAAGTGCACGCCAGCTTCATCAAAACCCGCCTCCTCCACCACCCCGCAGCGGCGGAGCCCCTCCtcgaggcggcggcgctcctcctcCCCGACTCCACCATCGACTACGCCTTCTCGATTTTCCGCACACTCGAACACCCCGACGCCTCAGCTTACAACATTATGATAAGGGGTTTCAACAAAGAGCAATCTTTTGAAAAATCCATTCTTCTATTCAGGCAACTGATCCAACATTTTGTGCGCCCGGATCCGTTCACTTATTCCGGCATTCTAAAAGCGTGTTCGAAGCTCGTGGCTTTAAAGGAAGGCGAGCAAATTCACGCCCACGTTTTGAAATCAATGGACAAGCTTGATCGTTCGGAATTTGTTGAGAATTCTTTGGTTTACATGTATGCTAGCTGCGGTCTGCTCCAATCTGCGCGCAAAGTGTTTGATGAAATGTCTGAGAGAAGCCCGGTTGCGTGGAGCTCGATGTTTTCGGGTTATGCTAGGTGCGGCCAGTGGCAAGAAGTTGTGGGACTGTttagaaaaatgagaaaattagGTATCCGTTTCAATGAAGTGACTTTGATTAGTGTCTTGAAAGCTTGTGGGAGGCTGGGTGATTTGGGGTTGGGGGAATGGATTGATGAGTATGCTGCTGCTAATGGGCTCTTGAAAAATGATAGTTTGATCACTTCTCTTGTTGATATGTATGCAAAGTGTGGTCGTTTGGAAACTGCAAGGCGTTTGTTTGATAGCATGTCTAATAAAGACGTGGTTGCTTGGAGCGCGATGATCTCTGGTTATAGTCACTCGGATCAATGCAGAGAGGCCCTCGCCCTGTTCCACGATATGCAGAATGCTAACGTTGCACCAAATGAGGTGACGATGGTTAGTGTGCTTTCCTCTTGTGGTGTTCTTGGAGCTCTTGAAACTGGAAAATGGGTTCATTCTTATATAAAGAGGAAGAAGTTGAAGCTTAGTGTCAATCTCTCAACCAGCTTGATTGATTTCTATGCAAAATGTGGTTGTGTGGATGCAGCACTCGAGGTGTTCCACGGGGCACCTTGTAAGAACGCGTGGACGTGGACAGCGTTGATTCAAGGTCTTGCTAGTAATGGACGGGGAGAGATGGCTCTCAGATACTTCAACTTAATGCTTCGAGAGAAAGTTGAGCCGAATGATGTGACATTCATCGGTGTGCTTTGTGCTTGCAATCATGCCGGTTTGGTTGATCAAGGGCGAGGCTACCTGGTTGGTATGAGCAGAGACTTTGGGATTGAGCCAAGGATCGAGCATTATGGTTGCGTGGTTGATATGCTTGGCCGGGCAGGGTTGGTTGAGGATGCACACGAGCTCATAACAAGCATGCCCATCAAGCCAAATGCAGTGATATGGAGAACTCTGCTTGCATCGTGCAGGTTACACAAAATACCCGAGATTGCAGAGGAGGCGCTAAAGCAGGTCGTCAGATTGGAGCCCGCGCATAGTGGGGATTACATACTTCTTTCGAGTGCGTACACGTCTGCAGGCAGATTGGAAGAAGCTACAAAGTTGAGAGATGAGATGAAAAGGATGGGAATCAAGAAGAGCCCCGGGTGCAGCTACATTGAGGTGGATGGCATTGTGCACGAGTTTCTGGCTGAGGATAAGGGGCATCCACAGTCACGTGAGGTGTATGAGGCAGTGCACGAGGTGATGGAGCGGATCAAGAGGGCTGGCTACGAGCCCGATGCAATGCAGGCGAGGATGGAAGCAGAGGAAGATGGTGACAAGGAGGCTTCTGTTTCTCATCACAGTGAGAAGTTGGCTATGGCTTTTGGCCTAATTCGGACGTCTCCAGGAACTACAATTAGGGTTTCCAAGAATCTTAGGATATGTAATGACTGTCACAATGCTGCAAAAGTTATCTCTAAAGTTTTCAGCAGAGAGATTGTTGTTAGAGATAGAAGCCGCTTCCACCACTTCAAAGATGGATCTTGTTCCTGCCATGATTTCTGGTGATGTATGAAAATTATTATCATGATCTTGATTTGTTACGATTATGGATTTTCATTTCTTTGAAGGTTTCTGTTTCGGCCAATAATGCATTTTATATGTTCAAAAAAAAGCGTGCAGAGACCTAAAgttaaaaaaggaaaatgctAAGCAAAgattaataaaaagaagaagaaaatacaGTTTACCAAGTCAGAGAATTTTAATCACCTATTCTTAACCAAGCTATTGTTGTCATGCCTATAGTAGTGGCACAGAGGAAAGCCAAGAGGCCTCTTTCCTTGATCACAACCTTGGCAAAGTAAATTGCAACTTCCCATGTGATTTCATTCCCCTTCTTGGCCAAAACACGGCGGCGCTTCCCGGCAAAGGCCAGGATCACCACCACTGTTATCCATGCAAGAATGGTGGTGCGGATGGCAAAAATGATCAGAACCGCCAGAAGAAACGCCACCAGAAGTGGCAAGACCGACGTATAACAGCCGGACAAATAGGTTGCTCTGTCGGCTGACGAGAGAAAAGTGTAGTAGGAAATCAAGAAGAGGAACAAACATGTAGTAGTCTTGGATGTTTGGGCGATTggtttcatttgctttggcagTAGCAGGGGTGCTGGAATTAGGAGTTTATTTCAGTATCTATGTAATGTGAGAGCTATGGATTGGGAGGGAATTGGAAGCCATGTGCAGGCAAGGTTGGCATAAGATATACCAACCTTCTAATAATTGGATTTCTACCTTTTGTGAACAATAATGTATCATAATTGTCACA includes these proteins:
- the LOC131019698 gene encoding pentatricopeptide repeat-containing protein At1g08070, chloroplastic-like, which encodes MVFALSTFPSHFPTAKTAIPKFPENPKTLILEKCKTTKDLNQVHASFIKTRLLHHPAAAEPLLEAAALLLPDSTIDYAFSIFRTLEHPDASAYNIMIRGFNKEQSFEKSILLFRQLIQHFVRPDPFTYSGILKACSKLVALKEGEQIHAHVLKSMDKLDRSEFVENSLVYMYASCGLLQSARKVFDEMSERSPVAWSSMFSGYARCGQWQEVVGLFRKMRKLGIRFNEVTLISVLKACGRLGDLGLGEWIDEYAAANGLLKNDSLITSLVDMYAKCGRLETARRLFDSMSNKDVVAWSAMISGYSHSDQCREALALFHDMQNANVAPNEVTMVSVLSSCGVLGALETGKWVHSYIKRKKLKLSVNLSTSLIDFYAKCGCVDAALEVFHGAPCKNAWTWTALIQGLASNGRGEMALRYFNLMLREKVEPNDVTFIGVLCACNHAGLVDQGRGYLVGMSRDFGIEPRIEHYGCVVDMLGRAGLVEDAHELITSMPIKPNAVIWRTLLASCRLHKIPEIAEEALKQVVRLEPAHSGDYILLSSAYTSAGRLEEATKLRDEMKRMGIKKSPGCSYIEVDGIVHEFLAEDKGHPQSREVYEAVHEVMERIKRAGYEPDAMQARMEAEEDGDKEASVSHHSEKLAMAFGLIRTSPGTTIRVSKNLRICNDCHNAAKVISKVFSREIVVRDRSRFHHFKDGSCSCHDFW
- the LOC131019697 gene encoding uncharacterized protein LOC131019697 yields the protein MAPTTDLLNPIKMKRNEKRDESEILKAVAQAWHAHSGSSKAAADTSEFETRRMYFKGKPSRFKLEAMRRATKRDECWDFAQSLWDSYEIISVSKKLEAGMLLEHPFSDPPTRKESNNSLRNLFNKMSSSTRFT